CTGCTACTTTAAGAAAAAATACTTCATTACGGACACAGACCCACGGCTATAGAGAAAGCACTAAACATGCTCATTCAAAAACTTATTAAGTGGTGGACATACCTTTCATTTTGTGTCCGTCTTACTCTTGTTTCCTATGAGAGAAAAGCCTTAATTTCGCAATCCAAGAACCATTCTCATGTGGTTCACCTGAAAAACAAGGAGATTTATTATTATTTAACTGGTCTACCACGTCACTGCAGTAGACCGGTATTCCAGTCCGACATCCGACTATGCAGGCTCCAGTGCGGTACACCAAAATAGCAGTCCTGATGATGTCATGACACAATGTACAATTAAACATTACGAAATGCAGATGTTACATTATTGCCAATAATGAGGCAAGAAAACGCTTGTCAACTGATCAACATTGGGGGACAAGCCGACCAAATaaagtcttaaaacttaagacgtTAATAGAAAAAAATACTCCAATTGTCTCAGCCAATCCATgtcgatggttcattcgactagaccaaatatcaataaaatactgGCATAAATAACCAGCGCATTATATCTTTCTCATAAAAACCGAAAGCTGCACTAGGCCTATTATACTCACTAGCTTGACTATGGGTAGGGCAGGCCTacatattcatacatgtacattcaacaACTTGCAATATCATTGTAGTTTGCTGACAACATCCTGAAGAGAAGCAGCTGGCAAATGACATGCGCCTAAAGGTATACATTGTTGCCCATCTACATGACAGCAGAATCAGAAATGTCAGATTTGGCAGGTTTACCCCATAAAAAGCTTTGAAAAATGACCTACACAGTTTTTTTCGagctttatttgaaagactacaACAGCTAAATCCAACAAATATTGGTAACGTGCATTAATTCACTACCAAATGCCCATAATTAGACCATTTAGAGGAGCATTAGTAGTTGTTGCTAAGTGGTGTCCGCCATGTTGTTTATAGTTGACAGCAAGATTGGCTCTTACATCAACCCCCGCCCCGCCGCAATTTCTCACTATAAGAAACCTACGGTGGCTAGAAAGTGTCATCATAATTTTTTTCCGGCATAtttgtttttctgaattaaTATTATTTtttcagacagagtacgcatagtgaaggggcatggtacatccagcaaagacttggtacactctctggcaacatggcgagctgtgccaatgagacagtagtgcaccgtATCTATTCTGGATGAGCCCTCCCCTTCATaactcgccatgttgccagagagtgtactaagtctttgctggatgtgccatgccccttcactatgcgtactctgtctgatctagatgtgtactctcccaacgtggTGCACCATGTTCCTACAGGGTGGCCTAATAGAACAGCCACGCATAAGAACATCGACAATATGTCTATTGTTTGACAAGGCAGCAGTCTTATACTACACATGGCAAAGTTCTGGTCTCCATCCTGACAGGAGGCAAATGTGGACCTTTTCCAAGCATCCCTGATATCTAACGGTATAGGCGGTCAAAGTAGCCCTTTGTGTGTCGCAACCCACCAGGGAGTCAACGAGGACATacccactgtcacaaccatgatccACTCCAAGCTGTTATCATTACAACTGACAAATCACAACCACTGAAGTATAAATCAAGTTGTGTTTAAATACGACTATCACAACCGAAGCTCCTGTACCTCTTATCTTCAGTTCTAAAAGACAAggactgtcagtgtcacaaTCTTGTGGATACTGTGTCTCATGTCTCCTTTGTTATGAAAGACAAAAGACTGTCCTCATCTTGGGAGTAACTGTGTCCCTTGTAAAAACCAATTCCATGAAAGGTACAAACAGGCGGAGAAAAAACGATATCTTTGAGTATAATTGATACATTTTATTACCAAAGACGACAAAATAATATATTATGAAATTTACAGCATAGTTCTAGCACAATAATTATTGCAAAATAAATTGtggatttcaaaatgatttaaaacatattttctcaAACAATCTGCAACTATCAATTTGTTCTGAAGAAAAAGGTCCCAGTTTTCTTGAAGTCTTTTGTCCAGCTTACACACCCTAAGAATGAGTTAGGCTAACATAGGCTACCATAACACATGACAAATGTACTAATAGAACCTATGAATGTAGTGCTCAACCAGTAAATTATCATTATGTTACCTTTTTTGACCCAAGGTGAAGGTTTAATCAGTGTCAGTAAAAGGTAAAATGCAACACAACTTCTGCAAATACAGAGCCGACATACACTTATGTGGACAGCAAATTTCACCCCAATATTTATATACAGTTTCACCCTAAATACGTAGAATGAGAAAATGTCTCGAGCAATACAATTATCTGAAGTATAACCTTACTAAAAAACAACCCTGTGCAAGCCTGGAAACAATGTTGTTATTGGTACAAGACACCTCGCTGATCGCTGTCAAATCACAATTTTGTGCCAGGCAATGACCTTGACCACCCCCCTATTTTCCGGCTTGCTGTGACTGACATTTGCTGTGTTCACTTGAGTTCTGTCCTAATAGTTGAAGTCAATTTGCCCTGAATTTCGAATAAATGAAGCtcattatttttttgtgttttcgaaGGTCGAGTCCTCATTGTGTCTCCATCCTCTTTGAGATATATGCAGTGACTAGTCTGTAACAACTGTTCACTTTTGTATCATGACCGGGTATATCCATACACGCAGAAAAAACCTCTAGCATCAGTGATCCCTTATAAATGTAGTAAATCTATCGGAAGAACTTTAACTTTTCTAGCAGCCATTCCTCTGTTAAATCTTCCGTGCTTCTTATTTCAAAAACCTGAAGATGAAATAGCAAATACGTAGATGCAATACATGTAGACAGGTAGTAGCCAAGTGGAATTATAGTTCAATGCTGGACAAAGCTCCAAAAGGACCACGAGCAAGGCCAAGATGGAAAACAGCTTATGACAGTTCAGAGgctcttccagctggttttcCACCGTTCTACATTTGAGTCAACTACCGTCTATTCTAACCGAGCATCTTTTCCACTCTCTCAGTCACACCTTTTTCTCTCAGCAACCACAGTTTTCCTCTTGTGGAATTGAATATTAAACAACTCAATTGGAGCTTCACCATTTAACAGCCCACAACTTAATAGCCAATTCAGGGTCAGGACTGCACAGTCCCCATGCTCTacctgttcaggcaaattgccCATCAATTTCAACATCACACATTACATTCCCTACAGTATAACACTTAGACTTTTACTATCACTGCTTACAGTACAATAAGTTTCAGTGACAACGAACACCTCTTAGCCTCACCTTCGACACTTCAGTTTCCTTCACCAAATTCAGTTTTGAACCAGAGTACATCATCTGCATCTCAGGCTTACATCCTGAAAGAAAGAATAATGGGGCTTGTGAACAGAAGTGGGTGTACATGTGAGTCAATCTAGGTCTATACACTAATGTAGATTGACATACAGAGCTGATTGATAGCAGAAAGAATATAGAAACGACCCATTCTCTGCATTGTAAGAGGAgctgtgaagaaaaaaactgaacaaaattgaaaaataatcatTGAAAAGATGTCGTGCAGAAATTTGGCTTACCGGTACATCCAATGTGGGACCTACACTTGTATGATTATTTCAACAAAAATAACTGAAAATCAGGAAGCTACTTCATCTCAGAGGGGTCTCATTCATGGGATTATCTACATCAGTCTTACCTGATGGACTGatgaatataaatataaatgGATAGGATATCCTTCCATCATCGTGTTTATACTCGTAGCTGAGAAAGACATAACTTGGTCTGTGAGATGGTAGTTCGTTCTGCAGTTCCTCTATACTTGTATCCTAGAACACAACAAAACACCTTCATTTTCAAAtaatgcaattggaaatttggAGTTGAGCCCATATTCATTCGACCTTCACCCAGAGTAAATCAATGTCTCTCCCGAGTAATCTGTTAATCCTCAGACAATTACCAGTACACTATAGTCTTGCCTCGAAGAAAGTGTATCATATCTCAACCATTTTAAGATAATATATGCTTTTGATGGCTTAATTGCACAGAGTAAGCTGAATTTTGCTCCATGAAATACTAGCAAAAGAAAGGCTTCTCACCTCATATTCCTCATCAAGTACTATTTGACGACTTTCTAAATCAACCTTCACTGCAAAAGAAAAGAGAGCATAGGGAGTCTATTACACAGTTTTATTACAACCACATCAAGTTGCA
Above is a window of Lineus longissimus chromosome 3, tnLinLong1.2, whole genome shotgun sequence DNA encoding:
- the LOC135484702 gene encoding glia maturation factor beta-like, coding for MAQNLVICGVSAEVTERIKKLKISKSKTNNAVVLKVDLESRQIVLDEEYEDTSIEELQNELPSHRPSYVFLSYEYKHDDGRISYPFIFIFISPSGCKPEMQMMYSGSKLNLVKETEVSKVFEIRSTEDLTEEWLLEKLKFFR